Proteins encoded together in one Sphingomonas radiodurans window:
- a CDS encoding HNH endonuclease has protein sequence MHLALIEPGSYLDFANPVPFGDADGVVERGVLNEAGRISGRAQSAVRPISPADFNRILERGLNEPEPLLPRVDIAKTLWVVRDERSEFVFEQQRERISTLGSRLVRDRVFRRVLLRAYDERCAITGLKIINGGGRAEVEAAHIRAVEFNGPDIVSNGLALSGTAHWMFDRGLISLSNDLEVLVSRQANDPDSVRGVINPSGYALPPRRPSDRPHPHFLAWHREHCFKA, from the coding sequence ATGCATCTCGCGCTGATTGAACCCGGCAGCTATCTCGACTTCGCCAATCCCGTCCCGTTCGGCGACGCCGACGGCGTGGTCGAGCGGGGAGTCCTCAACGAGGCCGGACGCATCTCCGGCCGCGCGCAATCAGCGGTGCGCCCGATCTCACCCGCCGATTTCAATCGCATCCTCGAGCGGGGGCTGAACGAGCCCGAGCCGCTGCTGCCGCGGGTCGACATCGCCAAGACTCTGTGGGTGGTTCGCGACGAGCGATCCGAGTTCGTGTTTGAACAACAGCGCGAGCGCATATCCACACTCGGCTCCCGGCTGGTCCGCGACCGAGTGTTCCGGCGGGTGCTGTTGCGTGCCTATGACGAGCGCTGCGCGATCACCGGGCTTAAAATCATCAATGGCGGCGGGCGCGCCGAGGTCGAGGCAGCGCATATCCGCGCGGTCGAGTTCAATGGGCCAGACATTGTCAGCAACGGACTCGCGCTCTCGGGCACTGCGCATTGGATGTTCGATCGCGGGCTGATAAGCTTAAGCAACGATCTGGAGGTACTAGTCTCGCGCCAGGCCAACGATCCCGACAGCGTCCGCGGGGTGATCAACCCAAGCGGTTACGCGCTGCCACCCCGGCGCCCGTCCGACCGGCCGCATCCGCATTTTCTCGCCTGGCATCGCGAGCATTGTTTCAAGGCGTAA
- a CDS encoding helix-turn-helix domain-containing protein, which yields MAAVFNPQRLILGRKRRKLTARALAGAVGVSPITISRLENGANEPEIETVEALAQALSFPKAFFYAEDVDELPAEAASFRSLSSMTAKERDAALSAGVIAYLFHDWVAERFNLPESEVPNLRGDATPESAAQIVRAQWGLGQLPISNMIKLLESKGVRVFSLYEDTANVDAFSCWRDDQPFVFLNTFKSAERSRFDAAHELGHLVMHKHGAPQDSRQAESEADRFASALLMPADDVTSRIRYVSDLDSLIPAKKRWGVSVAALAYRLHKLGVVSDWQNRSLNIEISSRGYRRREPEGLPGESSALWPQIFTTLWRERITRDHIAAEIHVPTSELDGILFQLTGRCSAAGDELARIRVV from the coding sequence ATGGCCGCAGTGTTCAATCCTCAACGACTGATTCTTGGCCGCAAGCGGCGCAAGCTGACCGCCCGTGCGCTGGCCGGTGCGGTGGGCGTGTCGCCCATCACGATCTCGCGCCTGGAAAATGGTGCGAACGAACCGGAGATCGAAACCGTCGAGGCGCTGGCGCAGGCGCTGTCGTTCCCGAAGGCATTCTTCTACGCCGAAGACGTCGACGAGCTGCCCGCCGAAGCGGCGAGCTTTCGCAGCCTGTCATCGATGACGGCGAAGGAGCGCGATGCCGCACTGTCCGCAGGCGTGATCGCCTATCTTTTCCACGACTGGGTCGCCGAGCGGTTCAACCTGCCGGAAAGCGAGGTACCGAACCTGCGCGGCGATGCGACGCCTGAGTCTGCCGCGCAGATCGTGCGCGCGCAGTGGGGGCTTGGCCAGCTGCCGATCTCGAACATGATCAAGCTGCTCGAGTCCAAGGGCGTCAGGGTCTTCTCGCTGTACGAGGACACCGCCAATGTCGATGCATTCTCCTGCTGGCGCGACGATCAGCCGTTCGTGTTCCTCAACACGTTCAAGTCGGCCGAGCGCAGCCGCTTCGACGCGGCGCACGAACTGGGGCATCTCGTCATGCACAAGCATGGCGCGCCCCAGGACAGCCGCCAGGCGGAGAGCGAGGCCGACCGGTTCGCATCCGCGCTGCTGATGCCCGCAGACGACGTAACCAGCCGGATCCGCTATGTCTCGGACCTCGACAGCCTCATCCCGGCAAAGAAGCGCTGGGGCGTATCGGTCGCAGCGCTCGCCTATCGGCTTCACAAGCTCGGGGTGGTCAGCGACTGGCAGAACCGCAGCTTGAACATCGAGATTTCGAGCCGCGGCTATCGCCGCCGCGAGCCCGAGGGATTGCCGGGGGAATCCTCAGCGCTGTGGCCGCAGATCTTCACGACGCTGTGGCGCGAGCGGATCACGCGCGACCATATCGCCGCAGAGATTCATGTACCGACCAGCGAGCTCGACGGTATCTTGTTTCAGTTGACGGGCCGATGCTCGGCAGCCGGCGACGAGCTGGCGAGGATTCGCGTTGTCTGA
- a CDS encoding helix-turn-helix domain-containing protein yields the protein MSDEKTTDAGRPDGLGRYLKSVRLGLDLSLRDVEEATGKEVSNAYLSQLETGKINKPSPHILYALSTALGVPYESLMERAGYIAPSKERAAGAKHGRAATFAIDNLTQDEEQALLDHLAYIRWHRNK from the coding sequence ATGAGCGATGAGAAAACTACCGATGCGGGGAGGCCGGACGGACTGGGCCGATATCTCAAAAGTGTTCGGCTCGGCCTCGATCTGTCGCTCCGGGACGTCGAAGAGGCGACCGGGAAAGAAGTAAGCAATGCCTATTTGAGCCAGTTGGAAACCGGCAAGATCAACAAGCCGTCACCCCATATTCTGTATGCTTTGTCGACGGCGCTCGGGGTACCGTACGAGTCGCTCATGGAGCGCGCGGGATATATTGCTCCCTCGAAGGAACGGGCCGCGGGCGCGAAACATGGACGGGCCGCGACCTTCGCGATTGATAATCTTACTCAGGACGAGGAGCAGGCCTTGCTGGACCATCTCGCTTATATCCGCTGGCACCGCAATAAATGA
- a CDS encoding helix-turn-helix domain-containing protein → MVKPRLYAGTQLRALRTAAGLNQRTMATRLGLSVSYLSQLETGERPLTGAVTAALARHYPQALAAIEGEAPARRLAALGDALADPSLAGFDPSDPARLAEQQPDIADRLIALHAAKRAAEERLALAEESLVAGSGARLPWEAVRDWFHEAGNYVDPLDRAAEQLAADAPSLSGALAEHGIALATDHDEVAPLSRFDGARLTLNAALPPESQRFLVAHRLAATAFSAEIERIVAAAELPGNEARRLLAVGLANYAAGALVMPYAPFRAEAQRLRHDIDRLSRRFDVSFEQACHRLSTLQRQGAEGVPFYFCRVDMAGNITKRHSATRLQFARFGGACPLWHVHEAVAIPDRILVQHAETPDGVRYISMAKGLVKSSGRFDRLARRYAVVLGCEASHAADFVYAEAIDRGGAPTPIGISCRLCPRTDCDQRAFPPSDRAIAVEPAIRGIVPYRVL, encoded by the coding sequence GTGGTGAAACCTAGATTGTACGCCGGCACACAACTCCGCGCCCTGCGCACCGCCGCCGGCTTGAACCAGCGTACCATGGCCACCCGCCTCGGCCTCTCCGTCAGCTACCTGTCGCAACTCGAAACCGGCGAGCGCCCGCTCACCGGCGCCGTCACCGCCGCGCTCGCCCGCCACTATCCGCAAGCGCTCGCCGCAATCGAGGGCGAGGCCCCCGCCCGCCGCCTCGCCGCACTCGGCGACGCGCTCGCCGACCCATCGCTCGCCGGCTTCGATCCGTCCGACCCCGCGCGGCTGGCGGAGCAGCAGCCCGACATCGCCGATCGCCTCATCGCGCTCCACGCCGCCAAGCGCGCCGCGGAGGAACGGCTCGCGCTCGCCGAGGAATCGCTGGTCGCCGGCAGCGGCGCACGACTGCCCTGGGAAGCGGTGCGCGACTGGTTTCACGAGGCCGGCAATTACGTCGATCCGCTCGACCGCGCCGCCGAGCAACTCGCCGCCGACGCACCCAGCCTGTCTGGCGCACTCGCGGAGCACGGCATCGCGCTCGCCACCGATCATGACGAAGTCGCCCCGCTGTCGCGCTTCGATGGAGCGCGGCTCACGCTCAACGCCGCACTCCCGCCCGAAAGCCAGCGTTTCCTCGTCGCGCACCGCCTCGCCGCCACCGCCTTTTCCGCCGAGATCGAGCGGATCGTCGCCGCCGCCGAGCTGCCGGGCAACGAAGCGCGCCGGCTGCTCGCGGTGGGCCTCGCCAATTACGCCGCCGGCGCGCTTGTCATGCCCTACGCGCCCTTCCGCGCCGAGGCGCAGCGGCTGCGGCACGATATCGACCGGCTCTCGCGCCGCTTCGACGTCAGCTTCGAACAGGCCTGCCACCGCCTCTCGACGCTGCAGCGCCAGGGCGCCGAGGGCGTGCCCTTTTACTTCTGCCGCGTCGACATGGCGGGCAACATCACCAAGCGACATTCCGCCACGCGGTTGCAATTCGCCCGCTTCGGTGGCGCCTGCCCGCTGTGGCACGTCCACGAAGCGGTCGCGATCCCCGACCGCATCCTCGTCCAGCACGCCGAAACGCCCGATGGCGTGCGCTATATTTCGATGGCCAAGGGGCTGGTGAAATCGTCCGGCCGCTTCGACCGGCTCGCGCGACGCTACGCCGTCGTGCTCGGCTGCGAAGCGAGCCACGCCGCGGACTTCGTCTATGCCGAAGCGATCGACCGCGGCGGCGCCCCCACGCCGATCGGTATCTCCTGCCGCCTGTGCCCCCGCACCGACTGTGACCAGCGCGCCTTCCCCCCCAGCGACCGGGCGATTGCCGTCGAGCCCGCGATACGCGGCATCGTGCCGTATCGCGTGCTCTAG
- a CDS encoding PAS domain-containing hybrid sensor histidine kinase/response regulator: protein MPVRSNAASSNGSDFMTGGEMGAIMRAHDWTTSPLGTPDAWPQSLRAVVGLMLGSQFPMFVAWGDELGFLYNDAYAEILGSKHPQALGARFSTIWAEIWSDISPLIDAAMAGEATYHENLPLIVNRGGFDEQAFFTFSYSPVRDESGAVAGMFCAVTETTAQILSERRIKDERERQRHLFEQAPGFITILSGPEHRFEFVNAAYNRLFGARDFVGRTVREVFPDLAGQPFFDLLDTSYSKGERFIARATPVRLQETPDAEPTERFLDFIYEPVRDSDGAVTGLFVEGYDVTDAHRTREALLESEARLKLALEAGRLAEVTITLPNKFVHSSTFAELLGHPPEKQVTLAEFRAQYHPDDHDRVVALRAEILGSAETFYEIEKRIIRPDGEVRWVYGRGGVQRDEDGRALSLTAVYLDDSDRKLAEIALQESEARLRAVLDAAPVGLLFSDSSGNIIGGNAHLQEIIGKPITLSHEIKDYRDDYVAFHADGRQVESDDYPLAQVLKGEADRAELEVQVQLPDQSLRWVRYIATTIRDAGSQLLGAVVASLDIERDKRFTENLAQEVERAVAELEAAQEALRQSQKMEAMGALTGGVAHDFNNLLSPIIGGLDLLQRRGVGDERAQRMIAGALQSAERAKTLVQRLLAFARRQPLQPTAVDMRALVEGMADLVASTTGPQVHVVVEVATDLPPAKADANQVEMALLNLAVNARDAMPGGGTLTITAAEKAVGPGHRANLMPGNYVRLLVSDTGIGMDAETLRRAVEPFYSTKGVGQGTGLGLSMVHGLAAQLRGGLHIDSQVGLGTTVELWLPVANTASPAQPKTVGADAAAVTGTALLVDDEELVRSSTAEMLLDLGLGVVEATSAEGALRLLEDGLSPDILITDHLMPNMTGTELAREARDRLPGVPVLVISGYAAVDGLAPDLARLTKPFRRADLAAAIAELMPRVA from the coding sequence ATGCCCGTGCGTAGCAATGCCGCCAGTTCGAACGGTTCGGACTTCATGACCGGCGGCGAGATGGGTGCCATCATGCGCGCTCACGATTGGACGACTTCGCCGCTCGGCACGCCGGACGCTTGGCCGCAGTCGCTTCGAGCGGTCGTCGGCCTGATGCTCGGGTCGCAATTCCCCATGTTCGTCGCCTGGGGGGATGAGCTCGGTTTCCTCTACAACGATGCCTATGCGGAGATTCTGGGCAGCAAGCACCCGCAGGCGCTCGGCGCCCGCTTCAGCACTATCTGGGCAGAGATCTGGAGCGATATTTCGCCGCTGATCGATGCAGCGATGGCGGGTGAAGCGACGTACCACGAAAATCTGCCACTCATCGTGAACCGCGGCGGCTTCGACGAACAAGCGTTTTTCACCTTCAGCTACTCGCCGGTGCGAGACGAAAGCGGCGCAGTTGCCGGCATGTTCTGCGCGGTCACCGAGACCACCGCGCAGATACTGTCGGAGCGGCGGATCAAGGACGAGCGCGAACGGCAGCGCCACTTGTTCGAGCAGGCACCGGGATTCATCACCATCCTCTCGGGCCCCGAGCACCGGTTCGAGTTCGTCAACGCGGCCTATAATCGGCTCTTCGGGGCGCGTGATTTCGTGGGTCGAACCGTGCGCGAGGTATTCCCGGATCTTGCAGGCCAGCCGTTCTTCGACCTCCTCGACACCTCGTATTCCAAGGGCGAACGCTTCATCGCGCGGGCCACGCCGGTCCGGCTGCAGGAGACACCCGATGCCGAGCCGACCGAGCGCTTTCTCGACTTCATTTACGAGCCGGTGCGCGACAGCGATGGCGCCGTCACCGGCCTCTTCGTGGAGGGTTACGATGTCACCGACGCGCACCGAACCCGCGAGGCATTGCTCGAAAGCGAGGCGCGGCTGAAGCTGGCGTTGGAAGCGGGTCGGCTGGCCGAGGTGACGATCACTCTCCCCAACAAGTTCGTCCATTCGTCAACGTTCGCCGAGCTGCTTGGCCATCCGCCGGAGAAACAGGTGACGCTCGCCGAGTTTCGCGCGCAATACCATCCTGACGACCATGATCGCGTCGTCGCGTTGCGCGCCGAAATTCTGGGCAGTGCCGAAACCTTCTACGAGATCGAGAAGCGGATCATACGGCCGGACGGGGAAGTCCGCTGGGTATACGGCCGTGGCGGCGTTCAACGCGACGAAGACGGGCGCGCCCTTTCGCTGACCGCTGTTTACCTCGACGATTCAGACCGGAAGCTTGCCGAGATCGCGCTCCAAGAATCCGAGGCGCGCTTGCGCGCGGTACTCGACGCGGCTCCGGTCGGGCTCCTGTTCTCGGACTCGTCCGGAAACATCATCGGCGGCAACGCTCATCTCCAGGAGATCATCGGCAAACCGATCACCCTGTCCCACGAGATCAAGGACTATCGCGACGATTATGTCGCGTTCCACGCGGATGGGCGCCAGGTCGAGAGCGATGATTACCCGCTCGCGCAGGTCCTGAAGGGCGAGGCCGACCGCGCGGAACTCGAGGTTCAGGTCCAGCTACCCGATCAGTCGCTGCGGTGGGTGCGCTACATCGCCACCACGATCCGCGACGCCGGCAGCCAGTTGCTCGGTGCGGTCGTCGCATCGCTCGATATCGAGCGGGACAAGCGCTTCACCGAGAACCTGGCGCAGGAGGTCGAACGCGCCGTCGCCGAGCTGGAAGCGGCACAGGAGGCGCTGCGCCAGAGCCAGAAGATGGAAGCCATGGGTGCCCTGACGGGCGGCGTGGCGCATGATTTCAACAATCTGCTCTCGCCGATCATCGGCGGGCTTGATCTGCTCCAACGCCGTGGCGTTGGCGACGAGCGCGCACAGCGGATGATCGCCGGGGCGCTCCAGTCGGCCGAACGTGCCAAGACGCTCGTTCAGCGGCTGCTAGCCTTCGCCCGACGCCAGCCATTGCAGCCGACCGCCGTCGACATGCGGGCACTCGTCGAAGGCATGGCCGATCTTGTCGCGAGCACCACCGGGCCGCAAGTCCACGTCGTCGTCGAGGTGGCGACAGACCTTCCGCCCGCGAAGGCAGACGCCAACCAGGTCGAAATGGCGCTGCTGAACCTCGCCGTGAACGCCCGCGATGCGATGCCGGGCGGCGGCACGCTGACGATCACGGCCGCCGAAAAAGCCGTTGGTCCAGGCCATCGCGCGAACCTCATGCCAGGCAATTATGTGCGCTTGCTGGTGTCGGATACCGGGATCGGCATGGACGCCGAAACCCTCCGGCGCGCGGTGGAGCCGTTCTACAGCACCAAAGGCGTGGGCCAGGGCACAGGGCTCGGCCTGTCCATGGTGCACGGGCTTGCCGCGCAGCTCCGCGGCGGGCTGCACATCGACAGTCAGGTAGGACTGGGAACCACCGTGGAGCTCTGGCTTCCGGTCGCGAACACCGCCTCTCCCGCGCAACCGAAGACGGTGGGGGCGGATGCGGCCGCGGTCACCGGCACCGCGCTGCTCGTCGATGATGAGGAATTGGTGCGGTCGAGCACGGCCGAAATGCTCCTCGACCTGGGGCTGGGGGTCGTGGAGGCGACCTCCGCCGAGGGGGCGCTCCGCCTGCTCGAGGACGGCCTCTCGCCTGACATCCTGATTACCGACCATCTCATGCCCAACATGACGGGAACCGAGCTTGCCCGCGAGGCGCGCGACCGTCTGCCCGGCGTGCCGGTCCTCGTCATCTCGGGCTACGCCGCGGTCGACGGCCTCGCCCCGGATCTCGCGCGCCTGACCAAACCCTTCCGCCGCGCCGATCTCGCCGCCGCGATCGCGGAGCTGATGCCGCGGGTCGCGTAG
- a CDS encoding ThiF family adenylyltransferase, with product MTPRTTLSIAGVQHSMLHDHLFPSDGREAAAILLCALTPGPRFKLVVRDVLLVPHAECARRERDAITWPGAYLEQAIDRGESEALTIVLLHSHPGGLFAFSEIDDASDCVTIPALFQAYGERHGSAIMTPDGAVRARLYASDLVATPVDLVTCAGDDIAFWWGDAAFCAAPLVRPVAFTGAMTAELGRLHAVVIGVSGTGSIQAEQAARLGFGRVTLIDFDRIEHKNLNRILNTTIADAQAARLKVDAFADAVTAYRGPSVALPCAESINTRDAVLAAAQGDVLFCCVDSLEARHIADLIAAAFLLPLFDVGVVIPVRKTLHGLAIADAVGRIDYVQPGGATLGDRQVYTPESLRGEYLRRAAPAAHAQELDAGYIKGAVEEAPAVITLNMRAASACMNEFIARAYPFRLEANLGYARTMFSLAACDEDHFREDSFAKARNPAFARGAREPLLGLPALAKLNTGGTT from the coding sequence GTGACCCCGCGCACGACGCTCTCGATCGCCGGCGTGCAGCACAGCATGCTCCACGATCATCTCTTTCCCAGCGACGGCCGCGAAGCGGCCGCCATCCTGCTGTGCGCGCTCACGCCGGGACCGCGCTTCAAGCTCGTCGTGCGGGACGTCCTCCTAGTGCCGCATGCCGAATGCGCGCGGCGCGAGCGGGACGCGATCACCTGGCCCGGCGCCTATCTCGAGCAGGCGATCGATCGCGGCGAGAGCGAAGCGCTCACCATCGTCTTGCTCCATTCGCATCCCGGCGGCCTGTTCGCCTTTTCGGAGATCGACGACGCCAGCGACTGCGTTACCATCCCGGCCCTGTTCCAGGCCTATGGCGAGCGTCATGGATCGGCAATCATGACGCCGGACGGCGCGGTGCGGGCACGGCTCTACGCCTCCGACCTCGTGGCCACGCCGGTCGATCTGGTCACTTGCGCGGGCGATGACATCGCGTTCTGGTGGGGCGACGCTGCCTTCTGCGCGGCGCCGCTCGTCAGGCCGGTGGCGTTCACCGGCGCCATGACCGCCGAGCTGGGCCGGCTGCACGCCGTCGTGATCGGCGTGTCGGGGACCGGATCGATCCAGGCCGAACAGGCCGCACGGCTCGGTTTCGGCCGGGTGACGCTCATCGATTTCGACCGCATCGAGCACAAGAACTTGAACCGCATACTAAACACGACGATCGCAGACGCACAGGCCGCCCGCCTTAAGGTCGATGCCTTTGCCGATGCGGTTACCGCCTATCGCGGACCGAGCGTGGCGCTCCCCTGCGCCGAGTCGATCAACACACGCGATGCGGTATTGGCCGCCGCGCAGGGCGACGTGCTGTTCTGCTGCGTCGACAGCCTCGAGGCGCGCCATATCGCCGATCTGATCGCGGCGGCATTCCTGCTGCCGCTGTTCGACGTTGGGGTGGTCATTCCGGTGCGCAAGACTCTTCACGGGCTCGCGATCGCCGATGCGGTGGGCCGGATCGACTATGTCCAACCCGGCGGCGCCACGCTGGGCGACCGGCAGGTCTATACGCCCGAGAGTTTGCGGGGCGAGTATCTGCGCCGCGCGGCGCCTGCCGCGCATGCCCAGGAGCTGGATGCCGGCTACATCAAGGGCGCCGTCGAGGAGGCGCCGGCCGTCATCACGCTCAACATGCGCGCAGCGTCGGCCTGCATGAACGAGTTCATCGCCCGCGCCTATCCGTTCCGGCTGGAGGCAAATCTTGGCTATGCCCGCACGATGTTCAGCCTGGCCGCCTGCGACGAGGATCATTTCCGTGAGGACAGCTTCGCCAAGGCGCGTAATCCCGCGTTCGCCCGCGGCGCGCGCGAGCCGCTGCTCGGGCTGCCCGCCCTTGCCAAGCTGAATACCGGGGGCACGACATGA
- a CDS encoding DUF6527 family protein, whose protein sequence is MNLHHWWRNTKERWRPWRRLRVADGDTLPATLPSRDLVVVRDDGEDWSVGMRCPCGCGDTIELVLVAEAKPRWSLAFDRHGRPSLSPSVWRRAGCRSHFWVRGGRVEWCG, encoded by the coding sequence ATGAATCTCCACCACTGGTGGCGCAACACCAAGGAGCGCTGGCGCCCATGGCGGCGGCTTCGGGTCGCCGATGGCGATACGCTGCCGGCCACACTGCCGAGCCGCGATCTCGTCGTCGTCCGCGACGATGGCGAGGACTGGAGCGTCGGCATGCGCTGCCCGTGCGGATGCGGCGATACGATCGAGCTCGTGTTGGTCGCCGAGGCCAAGCCCCGTTGGTCGCTGGCATTCGACCGCCACGGCCGGCCCAGCTTGTCGCCCTCGGTGTGGCGGCGCGCCGGCTGCCGGTCGCATTTCTGGGTTCGCGGCGGCCGCGTAGAATGGTGCGGCTAG
- a CDS encoding multiubiquitin domain-containing protein, with protein MSQIAEAALRRGKDRYSIEVADASLTYRTVQIDDLTPTGLQLARAAGVKPPDDAVVLQVGADGALDLVEPEKPVDLRHQDGRFVIVASDRLYFFKLSGDRFEWPCRVVTGGLIRKLGAVSPDMAIYLEKADRPDRRIDDHDLVDLDPEGTESFIARKAVWKLNVHGVVIDVAASTITVRDAMEQAGFDTAKPWHMFFKVVGQPKQPVELDTGLDLDTPGIEKLRLTPKNVDNGEAPPAPHREFALLDVDTAYLDRLGLRWETIVEADRRWLLIHGYRVPAGYTKTQVRLALEIPPAYPGAAIYGFYAYPPLALTSGCEIPNTQLRGTLLGVEFHGWSRYRGPSAPWDAATDNVVTQLGLVEAALAKEVGE; from the coding sequence ATGTCCCAGATTGCAGAAGCCGCGCTCCGCCGTGGCAAAGACCGTTACAGCATCGAAGTCGCCGATGCGTCGCTGACCTACCGTACCGTCCAGATCGACGATCTCACGCCTACCGGCTTGCAGCTGGCGCGCGCGGCGGGCGTCAAGCCCCCCGACGATGCGGTGGTGCTGCAGGTCGGCGCCGACGGAGCGCTCGACCTCGTCGAACCGGAAAAGCCGGTCGATTTGCGGCACCAGGACGGTCGCTTCGTGATCGTCGCTTCCGACCGGCTCTATTTTTTCAAGCTAAGCGGTGACCGGTTCGAATGGCCGTGTCGGGTCGTGACCGGCGGGCTGATCCGCAAGCTGGGCGCAGTGTCTCCGGACATGGCGATCTATCTCGAAAAGGCCGATCGGCCCGACCGCCGCATCGACGATCATGATCTCGTCGATCTCGACCCCGAGGGTACCGAATCCTTCATCGCGCGCAAGGCGGTGTGGAAGCTCAATGTGCACGGCGTCGTGATCGACGTCGCCGCGTCGACCATCACGGTGCGCGACGCGATGGAGCAGGCCGGCTTCGACACGGCCAAGCCGTGGCACATGTTCTTCAAGGTGGTGGGCCAGCCCAAGCAGCCGGTCGAGCTCGACACCGGGCTCGATCTTGATACGCCGGGCATCGAAAAACTCCGGCTGACTCCGAAGAATGTCGACAATGGTGAGGCGCCGCCGGCGCCTCACCGCGAATTCGCGCTGCTCGATGTCGATACGGCTTATCTCGACCGGCTGGGGCTGAGGTGGGAGACGATTGTCGAGGCGGACCGCCGGTGGCTGCTGATTCATGGCTACCGGGTGCCCGCCGGCTACACTAAGACCCAGGTGCGCCTCGCGCTGGAAATCCCGCCCGCCTATCCTGGCGCCGCGATCTACGGCTTCTATGCCTATCCGCCACTCGCGCTCACGTCTGGGTGCGAAATCCCGAACACGCAGCTGCGCGGAACGCTGCTCGGCGTCGAGTTTCACGGCTGGTCACGTTATCGCGGGCCGTCGGCACCCTGGGACGCGGCCACCGACAATGTTGTGACGCAGCTTGGGCTCGTCGAAGCCGCGCTGGCCAAGGAGGTCGGCGAGTGA
- a CDS encoding phosphoribosyltransferase family protein, whose amino-acid sequence MGIDVDAAKVVTYNPTHEHRVATDPARPFPTARYGSLEVVSIFRRRRAKHDDDDGNPLIYALKDKFGYTIALADVRQLLMAGQQILPPALATLAFDIVVPLPSSSPVASIVAKRAARAGGPCPIVGCLDKATVAQVLAQAPAPEQVKSRDRGFYTSQLARMQETSGDEIIEMKSVPLRVRPYFTPIAANALAPACAGRHVLLVDDIVGSGTSLVAAEAALLAAGAAGISAMTLLSRLS is encoded by the coding sequence ATGGGAATTGATGTCGATGCGGCGAAGGTCGTCACCTATAATCCGACGCATGAGCATCGTGTCGCAACCGATCCGGCCCGGCCCTTTCCAACGGCCCGTTACGGCTCGCTGGAGGTCGTCAGCATTTTTCGCCGACGCCGCGCGAAACATGACGACGACGACGGCAACCCGCTGATTTACGCGCTCAAGGACAAATTCGGCTATACGATCGCCCTCGCCGATGTCCGGCAGTTGCTGATGGCCGGTCAACAGATCCTGCCCCCTGCGTTGGCGACCCTGGCGTTCGATATCGTCGTGCCGCTCCCCTCGAGCTCGCCTGTCGCGAGCATTGTCGCCAAGCGTGCCGCCCGCGCCGGCGGTCCTTGTCCCATCGTCGGATGCCTCGACAAGGCGACAGTTGCCCAGGTTCTGGCGCAGGCGCCTGCACCGGAACAAGTCAAATCTCGGGATCGCGGCTTCTATACCTCGCAGCTGGCGAGGATGCAGGAGACATCCGGCGACGAGATCATCGAGATGAAGTCGGTGCCGCTCCGGGTCCGGCCCTATTTCACGCCGATCGCGGCGAACGCCCTTGCGCCCGCTTGCGCCGGTCGTCATGTGCTGCTTGTCGACGACATTGTCGGATCGGGGACTAGTCTGGTCGCGGCGGAAGCCGCGCTGCTTGCCGCCGGGGCGGCTGGCATCAGCGCGATGACACTGCTGAGCCGCCTGAGCTGA